The genomic interval AGCCGAACCAATGGATTCGATTTTGACAGCCGTTCGCAACGATCCTTCATTAATCTGGTCAATCATGGTGGTCCCCCTTTTGCACGTGTCCTTCGCGCGTATCCAACTTTTCCGGCTTCCCCTTAACAGCCGCCATTTGCGGTCAAGCAGTCATCGGACCATCGCTTTCCCGTTATCTCACGCACGCATTTCATGCCAATTCGTTTCCCGTCGGATCAGCCCCGGCTTGCCGGGCCAGTTGTTTATCGATCAGTGGATTGAAGTGTCTGACCGGAAGGGAGTTAATCGTTTTTTGATCGTTTTCGTCAATCGTCGTGTAGGTAAACTCAATGTCTCTTTCTGCCGATCGTACCGATCCGTTGACGCGGGGGCGGTCCATGTTTCGTAGCAGGGTTTCCTCGAATCGATTTTGGGGACCGTTTTGGGCAATGCGATCCACGATTTCGGTTGCTACCTGGTCGATCAAGGCCTGCCGTTGGCCGTTGCCCGATAATTCGACGCGATCACGGGCAGATGAATCCCCTGACAGTGAAGGCGCCTTCTGACCCGAACACCGGCTGAGTCGCTTGCGATAGACATCGAGGACGTTGTGGATTTGATAACTTTGAATATACATTTTAAGTCCCTCCGGTATGGATATCGGCATTAGCGGTTGGGACTTAAGAAAAAAATAGAACTTCTATCTTGGAATTTTATAACATCCAGAAAGTATTAGATTAATTAACTGGCGTGGGAATTCCGACGCGCCGAAAAAACGGGGGCACGCCATGCGTGCCCCCGTTTCCTCGCTAATTTTTTTGATCGTCGATCAATCTTCGAAATTACCTTTAGGTCCTTTATCGGCGTCGATGGATTTGGCGCGTTCCACAATTTTTGCAGGGGTCCACTCGGTAGGATCTTCGATGCGTTTAGCCTTGGGACCGGGGTCATGGCTTGCTGTTTTCAGGATCTGGTCGATGGCCAGTTCAGCGGTATCCTGGGCATTGAGGACGTTGACCAGCATATTATAGACGAATTGCTCGACGCGGTCGGCCATTCGCTCCCGGATTTCCTTGGGTTGCGCCAGAAGTCTGCTTTCGAAGGGCAGATTGAGCTTTTTGTAGTTGCCTCCCTTCCAGCCTTTGGATTCGGCGTAAGCTTGCATCTCGGTCCACATCTCCTCGCTCATGCCCTGGTCCTTGACCTTGATGAAGCCACCGTTGGCATCCAGAATGGCGTTGCCGTAGTCGTTGACCTCCACTCCCCAGGAGATCATCTGCAGGGCGGTGGCCACATTGGCTTTGGTCGTACGGGTCTTCTGGGCAATCTGGCGCAGGCGATCCGAGCTGTTACCCGAAGTGCCATGCTGCGCACCGGACACATGGTACGGGGTGAGGGCTTCATGGATTTCCGCGGTGAGTTCGACCTGGATCCCCTGGTCACTGGCTTCAATGCCATGGGTGGTGCCGTTATTCAGGGCGATCCAGTTGGGGAAAACGCCGTGGGCATTGAGCCCCTGGATCAGAAATAGGGCTTCCTCCTTGGTAGATAGGCCCTCTTTGCCCTTTATTTCACCAACTTCCGTTTCGAGACCGGCCCACTCGGGTACAAATGGATTGAGCTCAAGACTGGCCAGGAGGTTGTCGGCGTCGGGCATGTGGGAGGCGTCGATGGCGATCGAAGTAATGCCTGCGTCAAACATCGAGGGGATCTCTGTCTTGGCCGTCAGAATATCCTTTTGATTTTTGATCCCATAATGATCGGCGTGGATGGCTACCGGTACGCTGATGTCCATTTCGTTGCACAGTGCGTCGACCGTTCGTGCCATGTTCCAATAGTTTATCGGGCAGTAAGCATCGATACCGCCCTCGGATTTGGCGATTTCGATGATGAGCGTGGCATTGGCGCGTTGTGCGGCACGCAGCGCCCCACGAATGACGAAGGTGTTACGGCCGTTGGCCGCCATGCAGATGCTTTTGCCTTTGGCCAGCATGGCCAGGTCGATGAACTTGCCACTGACCAGCAGTGCATTGGAGTTGGGAAACAACGCTTGAATGTTGGGCGGGCGTCCGACAGCCAATGCCTTTTTGAAGTCCGATGGGGCGATACGCGCCATGGGTTCACCTCCTTATGGATTCTGGGATTCCTGCTGTCCCGACTTTAATTTTTCATTAAACGCAGCCACTTGATCGGCGTAAACGGCACGCTTTTCCTCATAGGCCTGGATACGGGCATTGAATTCGACGATTTTTTGGTTGTAGGCTTTGATTTGGTCCGGTGTGACGGCGTCTTGCTTTTCCTGGTCGAGGGCGGCGCGCTCTTTCATCAGAATGTTGTATTCGTCGTTCAGGGCTTTTTCCCGGGCCTGGATGGACTGGCGTTCATTTTCGAGGCTGCTGCCCACTGCCCATGAGGCGTCATGTTGACTCTCGTCCGTTTTCGTCTCTGTCACGGCTGCAGGGGCTGCACTCCGGGAGTCCTCATAAC from Desulfatitalea tepidiphila carries:
- a CDS encoding class II fructose-bisphosphate aldolase; amino-acid sequence: MARIAPSDFKKALAVGRPPNIQALFPNSNALLVSGKFIDLAMLAKGKSICMAANGRNTFVIRGALRAAQRANATLIIEIAKSEGGIDAYCPINYWNMARTVDALCNEMDISVPVAIHADHYGIKNQKDILTAKTEIPSMFDAGITSIAIDASHMPDADNLLASLELNPFVPEWAGLETEVGEIKGKEGLSTKEEALFLIQGLNAHGVFPNWIALNNGTTHGIEASDQGIQVELTAEIHEALTPYHVSGAQHGTSGNSSDRLRQIAQKTRTTKANVATALQMISWGVEVNDYGNAILDANGGFIKVKDQGMSEEMWTEMQAYAESKGWKGGNYKKLNLPFESRLLAQPKEIRERMADRVEQFVYNMLVNVLNAQDTAELAIDQILKTASHDPGPKAKRIEDPTEWTPAKIVERAKSIDADKGPKGNFED
- a CDS encoding DUF4124 domain-containing protein, which produces MKMRFWIVVWLFLAIAVPHVEADFYRYVDEHGNVLYTDDLSKVPVEQRDKAQSYEDSRSAAPAAVTETKTDESQHDASWAVGSSLENERQSIQAREKALNDEYNILMKERAALDQEKQDAVTPDQIKAYNQKIVEFNARIQAYEEKRAVYADQVAAFNEKLKSGQQESQNP
- a CDS encoding DVU0524 family FlgM-associated protein, encoding MYIQSYQIHNVLDVYRKRLSRCSGQKAPSLSGDSSARDRVELSGNGQRQALIDQVATEIVDRIAQNGPQNRFEETLLRNMDRPRVNGSVRSAERDIEFTYTTIDENDQKTINSLPVRHFNPLIDKQLARQAGADPTGNELA